The Lycium barbarum isolate Lr01 chromosome 12, ASM1917538v2, whole genome shotgun sequence genome includes a region encoding these proteins:
- the LOC132624402 gene encoding uncharacterized protein LOC132624402, with translation MPSRKGVEELAGEEEENEEEEEDEEEKSEEEFDEELEGDPTVERLQLSRVIETEQEAREREHLEEARTSARAAGIPEEEIDTYVAMQQSYEASRKSRGASQPPRAGEDSSSAPPPADTPFPPSVGPEIVTPESEATIKGDTELTPLIVPPLEVLPTDQTPSDA, from the coding sequence ATGCCTTCGAGAAAAGGGGTTGAGGAGCTAGCTGGGGAGGAAGAAGAaaatgaggaagaagaggaagatgagGAGGAAAAAAGTGAGGAAGAGTTCGACGAGGAGCTTGAGGGTGATCCAACTGTTGAGAGGCTACAGCTGTCTCGAGTTATTGAGACAGAGCAGGAGGCCCGAGAGAGAGAGCATCTTGAGGAGGCACGTACTTCCGCCCGGGCTGCTGGTATTCCTGAGGAAGAGATTGACACATATGTGGCCATGCAGCAGTCCTATGAGGCGAGCAGGAAGTCAAGGGGGGCCTCCCAACCCCCGAGGGCGGGTGAGGACAGTTCATCCGCCCCCCCTCCAGCTGACACACCTTTTCCCCCGTCTGTGGGTCCTGAGATAGTGACACCCGAGTCAGAGGCAACAATCAAGGGTGATACTGAGCTGACTCCATTGATAGTGCCTCCGTTGGAGGTCCTCCCTACTGATCAAACACCATCGGACGCCTGA